In the genome of Deltaproteobacteria bacterium, one region contains:
- the rseP gene encoding RIP metalloprotease RseP, producing the protein MNALLELPSTFGVFVLVLGVLVTVHELGHFLAARACGVRVLKFSIGFGNPIGFGRWRARWERGGTEYVVAWIPLGGFVKMLGENPGEEDSPQARADRAHALPSQPLWKKLTITLAGPLVNLLLPIFVFIGALWIGLDRPAPVVGTVERSSPAEAAGVLPGDRVLAVDGDSVSDWSAVESAIRDRAGAGIALTIERAGATQELAITAQQRSGIDMTGIATEVGWIGVHHERQLALLAIPDPASPAAQAGLESGDRVVALNGTKLEAWHELAAAYATARGEVTLRVARGEKNEERDVRAPALGSLEALGVTTAVIVNEVSAGSPAAKAGLAPGDLLVAVNGHPIGTFQTFAEAVRASEGAALAVDFVRGGETKAVSIAPEKMRTEIAPGVFENVYRVGIAGAAGLAAGAFDVQRIRNPLVAIPRAIEMTGAMTAQFLKGLGHIFAGRVSRDAIGGPIEIARQAKIAWDFGWESFLRMLVLISINLGILNLLPIPVLDGGQAIMYTLEAALKDRFTLRAREIAQTVGFALLLTLMMFALYNDFTKHVIGFFRDL; encoded by the coding sequence GTGAACGCACTACTGGAACTTCCGAGCACGTTCGGCGTGTTCGTGCTCGTGCTCGGCGTGCTCGTGACGGTGCACGAGCTCGGGCATTTTCTCGCGGCGCGCGCGTGCGGCGTGCGCGTGCTGAAGTTCTCGATCGGCTTCGGCAACCCGATCGGCTTCGGCCGCTGGCGAGCGCGCTGGGAGCGCGGCGGCACCGAGTACGTCGTCGCGTGGATCCCGCTCGGCGGCTTCGTGAAGATGCTCGGCGAGAACCCGGGCGAGGAGGACTCGCCGCAAGCGCGCGCCGATCGCGCCCACGCACTGCCGAGCCAGCCGCTCTGGAAGAAGCTCACGATCACACTTGCGGGCCCACTCGTGAACTTGTTGTTGCCGATCTTTGTTTTCATTGGCGCGCTCTGGATCGGTCTCGATCGCCCCGCACCCGTCGTCGGCACGGTCGAGCGCTCGTCTCCCGCGGAGGCGGCTGGCGTGCTCCCGGGCGATCGAGTTCTCGCAGTCGACGGCGACTCGGTGAGCGATTGGAGCGCCGTCGAAAGCGCGATCCGCGACCGCGCGGGCGCGGGAATCGCGCTCACGATCGAGCGCGCGGGTGCGACGCAGGAGCTCGCGATTACGGCGCAGCAGCGCAGCGGCATCGACATGACCGGCATCGCGACCGAGGTGGGCTGGATCGGCGTGCATCACGAGCGGCAGCTCGCACTGCTCGCGATTCCGGATCCCGCGAGCCCCGCGGCGCAGGCGGGCCTCGAGTCGGGCGACCGCGTCGTCGCGCTGAACGGCACGAAGCTCGAGGCGTGGCACGAGCTCGCTGCGGCGTACGCGACCGCACGCGGCGAGGTGACGCTGCGCGTCGCGCGCGGCGAGAAGAACGAGGAGCGCGACGTGCGGGCGCCCGCGCTCGGCTCGCTCGAGGCGCTCGGCGTGACGACCGCGGTGATCGTGAACGAAGTCTCTGCGGGCAGCCCTGCCGCCAAGGCGGGGCTCGCGCCCGGCGACTTGTTGGTGGCGGTGAACGGTCATCCGATCGGAACGTTCCAAACCTTTGCCGAAGCGGTCCGCGCCAGCGAAGGCGCGGCGCTGGCGGTCGACTTCGTGCGGGGCGGCGAGACCAAGGCCGTGTCGATCGCGCCCGAGAAGATGCGCACGGAGATCGCTCCGGGTGTGTTCGAGAACGTGTATCGGGTCGGAATCGCGGGCGCGGCGGGGCTCGCGGCCGGCGCGTTCGACGTGCAGCGCATCCGCAATCCACTCGTCGCGATCCCGCGCGCGATCGAGATGACCGGCGCGATGACCGCGCAGTTCCTCAAGGGCCTCGGGCACATCTTCGCGGGCCGCGTCTCGCGCGACGCGATCGGCGGCCCGATCGAGATCGCGCGTCAGGCCAAGATCGCGTGGGACTTCGGCTGGGAGTCGTTCCTCCGCATGCTCGTCCTGATCAGCATCAACCTCGGCATCCTGAACCTGCTGCCGATTCCCGTGCTCGATGGCGGTCAGGCGATCATGTACACGCTCGAGGCCGCGCTGAAGGATCGCTTCACGCTGCGTGCGCGAGAGATCGCGCAAACCGTGGGCTTCGCGCTGCTTCTCACGCTGATGATGTTCGCGCTCTACAACGACTTCACGAAGCACGTGATCGGCTTCTTCCGCGATCTCTGA
- the tsaB gene encoding tRNA (adenosine(37)-N6)-threonylcarbamoyltransferase complex dimerization subunit type 1 TsaB, which yields MSAPLLLAIETATRVCSVALARGGDVIALRENADARLHSERLLPLIDALLGGAGVKLGEVEAFAISIGPGSFTGLRIGLATLKAFALDDARPAAPVSTLAALCASAGEGEGAVAALLDARRGAYYAACVSRAGLARADVLADCVLTPPELAAKLPQRARVVVGEGARAGADALAALRPDLALLELPNAGASAASIARLAAQLLAEGAGRASSELAPAYLRRAEAEARRTGRAFEE from the coding sequence TTGTCGGCGCCGCTGCTGCTCGCGATCGAGACCGCCACGCGCGTGTGCTCCGTTGCGCTGGCGCGCGGCGGCGACGTGATCGCGCTGCGCGAGAACGCCGACGCGCGCCTCCACAGCGAGCGCCTGCTGCCGCTGATCGACGCGCTGCTCGGCGGCGCCGGCGTGAAGCTCGGCGAGGTCGAAGCCTTCGCGATCTCGATCGGCCCCGGCTCGTTCACCGGGTTGCGCATCGGCCTCGCCACGCTGAAGGCGTTCGCGCTGGACGATGCGCGCCCGGCCGCGCCCGTCTCGACGCTCGCCGCGCTGTGCGCGAGCGCGGGCGAAGGCGAGGGCGCGGTCGCCGCGCTGCTCGACGCGCGCCGCGGTGCCTACTACGCGGCGTGCGTCTCGCGCGCGGGCCTCGCGCGCGCGGACGTGCTCGCCGACTGCGTGCTCACGCCGCCCGAGCTGGCCGCGAAGCTGCCGCAACGCGCGCGCGTGGTGGTGGGCGAGGGCGCGCGCGCGGGTGCCGACGCGCTCGCCGCGCTGCGCCCCGACCTCGCGCTGCTGGAGCTCCCGAACGCCGGGGCGAGCGCGGCCAGCATCGCGCGCCTCGCCGCGCAGCTGCTCGCCGAAGGCGCCGGGCGCGCGTCCTCGGAGCTCGCGCCGGCCTACCTGCGGCGCGCGGAGGCGGAGGCGCGCAGGACGGGGCGCGCGTTCGAGGAGTGA
- the ilvC gene encoding ketol-acid reductoisomerase: protein MNIYYDKDADLARLEGKTVAIVGYGSQGHAHALNLHRSGANVIVGLQKDSKSWPKAEGAGLRVVTPSEAARIADIVMLTVPDETAADLFKSEIAPGLRPGKYLAVAHGFNIHFQAIQPDPGINVFMVAPKGPGHTVRSNYEQGRGVPSLIAVHQDPSGDTKAIALAYAKGIGAGRAGIIETNFREETETDLFGEQTVLCGGLVALMTAGYETLIEAGYAPEMAYFETIHEVKLIVDLIYEGGVANMRYSVSNTAEYGDFTRGPRIVDAATKARMKEILGEIQRGEFAREFILENKSGKVAFNAMRRRAAEHPMEEVGARLRSLMPWLKDNRLVDRSKN from the coding sequence CTGAACATCTACTACGACAAGGACGCCGACCTCGCGCGGCTCGAAGGCAAGACGGTCGCGATCGTCGGCTACGGCTCGCAGGGCCACGCGCACGCGCTGAACCTGCACCGCAGCGGCGCGAACGTGATCGTGGGCCTGCAGAAGGACTCGAAGTCGTGGCCCAAGGCGGAGGGCGCGGGCCTGCGCGTCGTCACCCCGAGTGAGGCCGCGCGCATCGCGGACATCGTGATGCTGACCGTGCCCGACGAGACGGCGGCCGATCTCTTCAAGAGCGAAATCGCGCCCGGCCTGCGCCCCGGCAAGTACCTCGCGGTGGCGCACGGCTTCAACATCCACTTCCAGGCGATCCAGCCCGATCCGGGCATCAACGTGTTCATGGTCGCGCCCAAGGGTCCCGGTCACACCGTGCGCTCGAACTACGAGCAGGGCCGCGGCGTGCCCTCGCTGATCGCGGTGCACCAGGATCCGAGCGGCGACACCAAGGCGATCGCGCTCGCGTACGCGAAGGGCATCGGCGCCGGCCGCGCGGGAATCATCGAGACGAACTTCCGCGAAGAGACGGAGACGGACCTGTTCGGCGAGCAGACCGTGCTGTGCGGCGGCCTCGTCGCGCTCATGACCGCCGGCTACGAGACGCTGATCGAGGCGGGCTACGCGCCCGAGATGGCGTACTTCGAGACGATCCACGAGGTGAAGCTGATCGTGGATCTGATCTACGAAGGCGGCGTCGCGAACATGCGCTACTCGGTCTCGAACACCGCCGAGTACGGCGACTTCACGCGCGGCCCGCGCATCGTCGATGCCGCGACCAAGGCGCGCATGAAGGAGATTCTCGGCGAGATCCAGCGCGGCGAGTTCGCGCGCGAGTTCATCCTCGAGAACAAGTCCGGCAAGGTCGCCTTCAATGCGATGCGTCGCCGCGCGGCGGAGCACCCGATGGAAGAAGTCGGCGCACGCCTGCGCAGCCTGATGCCGTGGCTGAAGGACAACCGCCTCGTCGATCGCAGCAAGAACTGA
- a CDS encoding phosphatidylserine decarboxylase family protein, whose product MQGAQPPKFEERLTGLLAPDAYVFAIPLALVGGICWGAGYTIAAVSSWALTAFVVSFFRNPEREIPPGDGVVASPADGRIIDVAEIEVAPGEKKLRIAIFLSVFNVHVNRAPLAGRVVAIERTGTKFLAAFNPDAEGLNVRLDVTLETASGVRVRFAQITGLIARRIICHTRVGDWLDKGARYGLIRFGSRCDVVLPLGSVPRVAKGERVRGGSSVLAELPR is encoded by the coding sequence ATGCAAGGGGCGCAGCCGCCGAAGTTCGAGGAGCGCCTCACCGGGCTGCTCGCGCCCGACGCCTACGTGTTCGCGATCCCGCTCGCGCTGGTGGGCGGCATCTGTTGGGGCGCCGGCTACACGATCGCGGCCGTGTCGTCCTGGGCGCTGACGGCGTTCGTCGTCTCGTTCTTCCGCAATCCCGAGCGCGAGATTCCTCCCGGTGACGGCGTCGTCGCCTCACCCGCCGATGGCCGCATCATCGACGTCGCCGAGATCGAGGTCGCGCCCGGCGAGAAGAAGCTGCGCATCGCGATCTTTCTGAGCGTGTTCAACGTGCACGTAAATCGCGCGCCGCTCGCGGGCCGCGTCGTCGCGATCGAACGCACCGGCACGAAGTTCCTCGCGGCGTTCAATCCCGACGCCGAGGGGCTGAACGTGCGCCTCGACGTCACGCTCGAGACAGCGAGCGGCGTGCGCGTCCGCTTCGCGCAGATCACGGGCCTGATCGCGCGCCGCATCATCTGCCACACGCGGGTGGGCGACTGGCTCGACAAGGGCGCGCGCTACGGGCTGATTCGGTTCGGCTCGCGCTGCGACGTGGTGCTGCCGCTCGGCTCGGTCCCGCGCGTCGCGAAGGGCGAGCGCGTGCGAGGCGGGAGCAGCGTGCTGGCCGAGCTGCCGCGATGA
- the pssA gene encoding CDP-diacylglycerol--serine O-phosphatidyltransferase, with protein MTEQAPPPAEPRPRFGWRTRRRRRRRTRAEQRRSFIAITPSLLTAGNLAAGFWSITLSMHQDLERAALAIMLGGVFDLLDGRVARMANATSRFGAQFDSISDTVSFGVAPAMLAYSAASLPQLGWAGWVMACMYTVCAGLRLARFNVSPGRFPGRFDGLSSPAAAGMMLSSVLFGGWLREQGYPVNMPPMLAGAGVIAVALLMVSQIPYHSFKNVKFKRPFRALVLAVIAAFVILLEYRLTLFCVGIVYCASGPVEWLWRKQTGRELAMTTPSPEPAESGAGGKP; from the coding sequence ATGACCGAGCAGGCGCCGCCGCCCGCGGAGCCCCGGCCGCGCTTCGGCTGGCGAACGCGGCGCCGGCGCCGGCGGCGCACGCGCGCGGAGCAGCGCCGCAGCTTCATCGCGATCACGCCGAGTCTGCTCACCGCGGGAAATCTCGCCGCGGGCTTCTGGTCGATCACGCTCTCGATGCATCAGGATCTCGAGCGCGCCGCGCTCGCGATCATGCTCGGCGGCGTGTTCGACTTGCTCGACGGCCGCGTGGCGCGCATGGCGAACGCGACGAGCCGCTTCGGCGCGCAGTTCGACTCGATCTCCGACACCGTCTCCTTCGGCGTCGCGCCCGCGATGCTCGCCTACAGCGCCGCCTCGCTCCCGCAGCTCGGCTGGGCGGGCTGGGTGATGGCGTGCATGTACACCGTGTGCGCGGGCCTGCGCCTCGCGCGCTTCAACGTCTCGCCGGGGCGCTTCCCCGGCCGCTTCGACGGACTCAGCTCGCCCGCGGCGGCGGGCATGATGCTTTCGTCGGTGCTGTTCGGCGGCTGGCTGCGCGAGCAGGGCTACCCGGTGAACATGCCGCCGATGCTCGCAGGCGCGGGCGTGATCGCGGTCGCGCTGCTGATGGTCAGCCAGATCCCGTATCACAGCTTCAAGAACGTGAAGTTCAAGCGCCCGTTCCGCGCGCTCGTGCTCGCCGTGATCGCGGCGTTCGTCATCCTGCTCGAGTACCGCCTGACACTCTTCTGTGTCGGCATCGTCTACTGCGCCTCGGGGCCGGTCGAGTGGCTGTGGCGCAAGCAGACGGGCCGCGAGCTCGCGATGACGACACCGTCTCCCGAACCGGCCGAGAGCGGCGCCGGAGGCAAGCCATGA
- a CDS encoding 2-isopropylmalate synthase: MSDDKRIKIFDTTLRDGEQSPGCSMNLPEKLAMARQLAKLNVDIIEAGFAIASEGDFEAVRAVANEIGGDVTIASLARTGDADIERAARALEGAKKRRIHTFIATSDIHLQHKLKMGREDVMAEVDRAVRKAAQYTDDVEFSAEDATRSDWDYLVQVFKLAIAAGATTLNVPDTVGYTTPIEYHELIRYLRAHIPNSDQITFSLHCHNDLGLAVANSLAAIQAGARQVECTVNGIGERAGNTAMEEVVMALKTRRDYFDGLDTRIKTTEIYPTSRLLSSIIGVPVQPNKAIVGDNAFAHEAGIHQHGVLQAAITYEIMTPQSIGRPSNELVLGKHSGRHALRERLKELGYELEGEELNRAFKRFKDLADRKKAIYNEDLEAIVADSVVTEEGRFVLGDLHVQSGTFATPQATVQIFVSGEAKKATAQGDGPVDAVFKAIVELTESKGELLQYQVKAITGGMDAQGEVTVSLGEGGRRVIGHGAHTDIIVASARAYVQAVNKLEWHTKRREADAPRGI; this comes from the coding sequence ATGAGCGACGACAAGCGCATCAAGATCTTCGACACCACGCTGCGCGACGGCGAGCAGTCGCCGGGCTGCAGCATGAACCTGCCCGAGAAGCTCGCGATGGCGCGTCAGCTCGCGAAGCTGAACGTCGACATCATCGAGGCCGGCTTCGCGATCGCGAGCGAGGGCGACTTCGAGGCCGTGCGCGCCGTCGCGAACGAGATCGGCGGCGACGTGACGATCGCGAGCCTCGCGCGCACGGGAGACGCCGACATCGAGCGCGCCGCGCGCGCGCTCGAAGGCGCGAAGAAGCGGCGCATCCACACCTTCATCGCGACGAGCGACATCCATCTCCAGCACAAGCTGAAGATGGGCCGCGAGGACGTGATGGCCGAGGTGGATCGCGCGGTGCGCAAGGCCGCGCAGTACACCGACGACGTCGAGTTCAGCGCCGAAGACGCGACGCGCAGCGACTGGGACTACCTCGTGCAGGTGTTCAAGCTCGCGATCGCCGCGGGGGCCACGACGCTGAACGTGCCCGACACGGTCGGCTACACGACGCCGATCGAGTACCACGAGCTGATCCGCTATCTGCGCGCGCACATTCCGAACAGCGACCAGATCACGTTCTCGCTGCACTGCCACAACGACCTCGGCCTCGCCGTCGCGAACTCGCTCGCCGCGATCCAGGCCGGCGCGCGGCAGGTGGAGTGCACCGTCAACGGCATCGGCGAACGCGCCGGCAACACGGCGATGGAAGAAGTGGTGATGGCGCTGAAGACGCGCCGCGACTACTTCGACGGCCTCGACACGCGCATCAAGACCACGGAGATCTATCCGACGAGCCGCCTGCTCTCGTCGATCATCGGCGTGCCCGTGCAGCCCAACAAGGCGATCGTCGGCGACAACGCCTTCGCGCACGAGGCTGGCATCCACCAACACGGCGTGCTCCAGGCGGCGATCACCTACGAGATCATGACGCCGCAGTCGATCGGGCGGCCGAGCAACGAGCTCGTGCTCGGCAAGCACTCGGGCCGCCACGCGCTGCGCGAGCGGCTGAAGGAGCTCGGCTATGAGCTCGAGGGCGAGGAGCTGAACCGCGCGTTCAAGCGCTTCAAGGATCTCGCGGATCGCAAGAAGGCGATTTACAACGAGGATCTCGAAGCGATCGTCGCGGACTCGGTCGTTACGGAGGAAGGCCGCTTCGTGCTCGGCGACCTGCACGTGCAGAGCGGCACCTTCGCGACGCCGCAGGCCACGGTGCAGATCTTCGTGAGCGGCGAGGCGAAGAAGGCGACGGCGCAGGGCGACGGCCCGGTCGACGCCGTGTTCAAGGCGATCGTCGAGCTGACGGAGAGCAAGGGCGAGCTGCTGCAGTACCAGGTGAAGGCGATCACCGGCGGCATGGACGCGCAGGGCGAAGTGACCGTGTCGCTCGGCGAGGGCGGCCGGCGCGTGATCGGCCACGGCGCGCACACCGACATCATCGTCGCGAGCGCGCGCGCCTACGTGCAGGCCGTGAACAAGCTCGAGTGGCACACGAAGCGGCGCGAAGCGGACGCGCCGCGCGGGATCTAG
- the leuB gene encoding 3-isopropylmalate dehydrogenase, whose product MDRILVLPGDGIGPEVTREAVRALEVVAKRFKLSLAFEEALIGGCSIDAHGTPLTDEVLAKAKQSRAVLLGAVGGPKWDAMPVTTRPERGLLRIRKELGLYANLRPATVFPALAAASTLRPEIVTGIDILVVRELTGGLYFGEPRGRALVAGKREARNTLVYDEVEVARITRTAFDAARLRRKHVTHVHKANVLETSQLWVEVVNEVAKEYGDVELAHQLVDSCAMLLVKEPRRFDVMVMENLFGDILSDEAAMITGSLGMLPSASLGAGGVGLYEPVHGSAPDIAGQDVANPLAAILSAAMLLEHSLGHAQSAQAIRDAVTAVLNDGHRTGDLRLPGEDRPTLGCRAMGDRVIAKLS is encoded by the coding sequence ATGGATCGAATTCTGGTACTGCCGGGCGACGGCATCGGACCCGAGGTGACGCGCGAGGCGGTGCGCGCGCTCGAGGTCGTGGCAAAGCGCTTCAAGCTCTCGCTCGCGTTCGAGGAGGCGCTGATCGGCGGCTGCTCGATCGACGCGCACGGCACGCCGCTGACGGACGAGGTGCTCGCGAAGGCGAAGCAGTCGCGCGCGGTGTTGTTGGGCGCGGTCGGCGGACCGAAGTGGGACGCGATGCCGGTGACGACGCGCCCCGAGCGCGGGCTGCTGCGCATCCGCAAGGAGCTCGGCCTCTACGCGAACCTGCGCCCCGCGACCGTCTTTCCCGCGCTCGCGGCGGCGTCGACACTGCGGCCCGAGATCGTCACGGGCATCGACATCCTGGTCGTGCGCGAGCTCACCGGCGGGCTCTACTTCGGCGAGCCGCGCGGCCGCGCGCTCGTCGCGGGGAAGCGCGAAGCGCGCAACACGCTCGTGTACGACGAGGTCGAGGTCGCGCGCATCACGCGCACCGCGTTCGACGCGGCGCGCCTGCGGCGCAAGCACGTGACCCACGTGCACAAGGCGAACGTGCTCGAGACGTCGCAGCTGTGGGTCGAGGTCGTGAACGAGGTGGCGAAGGAGTACGGCGACGTCGAGCTGGCGCATCAGCTCGTCGACTCGTGCGCGATGCTGCTCGTGAAGGAGCCGCGCCGCTTCGACGTGATGGTGATGGAAAACCTGTTCGGCGACATCCTCTCCGACGAGGCCGCCATGATCACCGGCTCGCTCGGCATGCTGCCGAGCGCGAGCCTCGGCGCGGGCGGCGTCGGTCTCTACGAGCCCGTCCACGGCAGTGCGCCCGACATCGCGGGCCAGGACGTGGCGAATCCGCTCGCCGCGATCCTCAGCGCCGCGATGCTGCTCGAGCACAGCCTCGGTCATGCGCAGTCGGCGCAGGCGATCCGCGACGCGGTCACCGCCGTGCTGAACGACGGGCACCGCACGGGCGACTTGCGCCTGCCCGGCGAGGACCGCCCGACGCTCGGCTGCCGCGCGATGGGCGACCGCGTCATCGCCAAGCTCTCGTGA
- the truA gene encoding tRNA pseudouridine(38-40) synthase TruA, with protein sequence MATFKLTLEYDGRGFAGWQSQRERERTVQGELLRALAEIAPPPIRLMGAGRTDAGVHAEGQVASVTLETRLDGETLRRALNAKLPEDIAVLAAEPRPDAFDARRDAIAKRYRYQLWNAELPSPLRAARFWHVREPLDLAALRAGAARLVGTHDFTSFRGAGSAVRTSTRTLTRVDVWAEGGGVMLGFEGEGFLRHMVRIAVGTLVEVGLGRRPAAWMAEVLAARDRAAAGRTAPACGLTLEWVRYPGDEAETSAGSPV encoded by the coding sequence GTGGCGACGTTCAAGCTCACGCTCGAGTACGACGGCCGCGGCTTTGCCGGCTGGCAGAGCCAGCGCGAGCGCGAGCGCACCGTTCAGGGCGAGCTGCTGCGCGCGCTGGCCGAGATCGCGCCGCCGCCGATTCGGCTCATGGGCGCGGGGCGCACCGACGCCGGGGTGCACGCGGAGGGGCAGGTCGCCTCGGTGACTCTGGAGACGCGCCTCGACGGGGAGACGCTGCGGCGTGCGCTCAACGCGAAGCTGCCGGAGGACATCGCGGTGCTCGCGGCCGAGCCGCGTCCGGACGCCTTCGATGCGCGCCGGGACGCGATCGCGAAGCGCTACCGCTACCAGCTGTGGAACGCGGAGCTGCCGTCGCCGCTGCGCGCGGCTCGCTTCTGGCACGTGCGCGAGCCGCTCGACCTCGCGGCGCTGCGGGCGGGTGCAGCGCGCCTGGTCGGAACGCACGACTTCACGAGCTTCCGCGGCGCGGGCTCGGCAGTGCGGACGAGCACTCGCACCCTCACACGGGTCGACGTGTGGGCCGAGGGCGGGGGCGTGATGCTCGGCTTCGAGGGGGAGGGCTTCCTGCGGCACATGGTGCGCATCGCGGTCGGGACCCTGGTGGAGGTCGGCCTCGGCAGGCGGCCCGCGGCCTGGATGGCCGAAGTGCTGGCCGCGCGCGACCGGGCTGCCGCCGGGCGCACCGCGCCGGCCTGTGGGCTCACGCTCGAGTGGGTCCGCTACCCCGGCGACGAGGCCGAAACCTCCGCAGGATCGCCCGTTTGA
- the rplM gene encoding 50S ribosomal protein L13: protein MSSSAHRATKSAREVDVKRRWLVVDAEGQVLGRLAARVASILRGKHKAIFTPHVDTGDFVIVINAEKVKLTGNKLTDKVYRHHTGWRGHVKETNAGKLLAGPHADRVVSEAVRGMLPKNHLGRKMLDKLKVYAGPKHPHDAQRPEVLSLG from the coding sequence ATGAGTTCGAGCGCACACCGCGCCACGAAGAGCGCGCGCGAAGTGGACGTGAAGCGCCGCTGGCTCGTCGTCGATGCCGAAGGCCAGGTGCTCGGCCGGCTCGCGGCGCGCGTCGCGTCGATTCTGCGCGGCAAGCACAAGGCGATCTTCACGCCGCACGTGGACACCGGCGACTTCGTGATCGTGATCAACGCCGAAAAGGTGAAGCTCACGGGCAACAAGCTCACCGACAAGGTCTACCGCCATCACACGGGCTGGCGTGGCCACGTGAAAGAGACGAACGCGGGCAAGCTGCTCGCGGGTCCGCACGCGGACCGCGTGGTCTCGGAGGCCGTGCGCGGCATGCTTCCGAAGAACCACCTCGGCCGGAAGATGCTCGACAAGCTCAAGGTCTACGCAGGCCCGAAGCATCCGCACGATGCGCAGCGGCCGGAGGTGCTCTCGCTTGGCTGA
- the rpsI gene encoding 30S ribosomal protein S9 yields MRSGRRCSRLADPRLPELRTTARTTGRRKTSIALVRLALGTGQYVINGRSLEEYFPRETLRTLINQPFEAVGAAGRYDVHANLVGGGIAGQAGALRHGIARALERLDPGQRPPLKRAGLLTRDSREVERKKYGQRGARARFQFSKR; encoded by the coding sequence ATGCGCAGCGGCCGGAGGTGCTCTCGCTTGGCTGACCCGCGACTCCCCGAACTCCGCACGACGGCCCGCACCACGGGGCGCCGCAAGACCTCGATCGCGCTCGTGCGCCTCGCGCTCGGCACCGGCCAGTACGTGATCAACGGCCGCTCGCTCGAGGAGTACTTCCCGCGCGAGACGCTGCGCACGCTGATCAACCAGCCGTTCGAGGCGGTCGGCGCCGCGGGCCGCTACGACGTGCACGCGAACCTCGTGGGCGGCGGCATCGCCGGGCAGGCCGGTGCGCTGCGTCACGGCATCGCCCGCGCGCTCGAGCGCCTCGACCCCGGTCAACGCCCGCCGCTCAAGCGCGCCGGCCTCCTCACGCGCGACTCGCGCGAGGTGGAGCGCAAGAAGTACGGCCAGCGCGGCGCCCGCGCCCGCTTCCAGTTCTCGAAGCGCTAA
- a CDS encoding NUDIX domain-containing protein yields the protein MTQYYASDPTQIRLSVSAVVWRDARGGELLLMQRSDNAHWGLPGGYVEIGESVAAACAREVLEETGVRVEVERLIGVYSDPSRQVIDYGDGRRVQAINLCFEARATGSGAATTPHETLATAYFAANALPKPFVPIHEIRIRDALTGAPSAAVR from the coding sequence GTGACGCAGTACTACGCCAGCGATCCCACGCAGATCCGCCTCTCGGTGTCGGCCGTGGTTTGGCGCGATGCGCGCGGCGGCGAGCTGCTGCTGATGCAGCGCTCCGACAATGCGCATTGGGGGCTGCCCGGCGGCTACGTCGAGATCGGCGAGAGCGTGGCCGCGGCGTGCGCGCGCGAGGTGCTCGAAGAGACGGGCGTACGCGTCGAGGTCGAGCGGCTGATCGGCGTCTACTCGGATCCATCGCGCCAGGTCATCGACTACGGCGACGGCCGCCGCGTGCAGGCGATCAACCTCTGCTTCGAAGCGCGTGCGACCGGCAGCGGCGCAGCAACCACGCCGCACGAAACGCTCGCGACGGCGTACTTCGCCGCGAACGCGCTGCCGAAGCCGTTCGTGCCGATCCACGAGATTCGAATTCGCGACGCGCTGACCGGCGCTCCGTCGGCCGCAGTGCGATGA